In Streptomyces sp. P9-A4, the genomic window CCTGGGCGATCTTGTCCGTCCAGCCCGCGTACCAGACCCAGCGGTCGATCGCCGCGTCGACGACGACGGCCGCCTTCGACTTCGACAGGCCCTCCGCCTCCGCGACCTCGCGGACGAACTGGTCCCGGCGGCCCTCCAGCATCTCGGCCACGCGGTAGAGGACCTGGCCGCGGTTGTACGCGGTCGCGCCCGCCCAGCCGCCGAAGGCCTTGCGGGCGGCGACGACCGCGTCACGGGCGTCCTTGCGGGAGGAGAGCGGCGCGTTCGCCAGCCAGTTGCCCTTGGAGTCGCTCACCTCGTACACCCGGCCGCTCTCGGAGCGGGGGAACTTGCCCCCGACGTACAGCTTGTAGGTCTTGAAGACGCTCAGACGCTGCTCGGACTTCTCAGACATCGAGGTAGGCCTCCAGACCGTGACGGCCGCCCTCGCGGCCGAAGCCCGACTCCTTGTATCCGCCGAACGGCGAGGTCGGGTCGAACTTGTTGAACGTGTTGGCCCAGACGACACCCGCGCGGAGCTTGCCCGCGACCGCGAGGATGCGGGAGCCCTTCTCCGACCAGATGCCGGCCGACAGGCCGTACTGGCTGTTGTTGGCCTTCGCGACGGCCTCGTCGGGCGTACGGAAGGTCAGCACCGACAGGACCGGGCCGAAGATCTCGTCGCGGGCCACCGTGTGCGCCTGCGTGACGTTCGTGAAGAGCGTCGGGGCGAACCAGTAACCGGCCGACGGGATCTCGCACGCGGCGGTCCAGCGCTCGGCGCCCTCCGCCTCGCCCTGCTCCACGAGGGAGGTGATCCGGGCCAGCTGCTCCGAGGAGTTGATGGCGCCGATGTCGGTGTTCTTGTCCAGCGGGTCGCCGAGCCGCAGGGTGCTCAGCCGGCGCTTGAGCGAGTCGAGCAGCTCGTCCTGGATCGACTCCTGGACCAGCAGCCGGGAGCCCGCGCAGCAGACCTGGCCCTGGTTGAAGAAGATGCCGTTGACGATGCCCTCGACGGCCTGGTCGATGGGGGCGTCGTCGAAGACGATGTTCGCGCCCTTGCCGCCCAGCTCCAGGGTGACCTTCTTGTCGGTGCCGGCGATCGAGCGCGCGATGGCCTTGCCGACGGCGGTCGAACCGGTGAAGGCGACCTTGTTCACGTCCGGGTGCGCGACCAGCGCGGCGCCCGTCTCCCCGTACCCGGGAAGGATGTTGACGACGCCCTTCGGCAGTCCCGCCTGGCGGCAGATGTCCGCGAAGAACAGGGCGGTCAGCGGGGTCGTCTCGGCCGGCTTCAGGACGACCGTGTTGCCGGTCGCGAGCGCCGGGGCGATCTTCCACGCCAGCATCAGCAGCGGGAAGTTCCACGGGATGACCTGGCCGGCCACGCCCAGCGGCCTCGGGTTCGCCCCGTAGCCGGCGTGGTCGAGCTTGTCGGCCCAGCCCGCGTAGTAGAAGAAGTGCGCGGCGACCAGCGGGAGGTCCGCGTCGCGCGTCTCCCTGATCGGCTTGCCGTTGTCCAGGGTCTCCAGGACGGCCAGCTCGCGGCTGCGCTCCTGGATGATCCGGGCGATGCGGAAGAGGTACTTGGCGCGCTCGGAGCCGGGCAGCGCCGACCACTTCTCGAAGGCCTTCCGGGCCGCCCTGACGGCGCGGTCGACGTCCTCGGCGCCCGCCTGGGCGATCTCGGACAGGACCTCCTCGGTGGCCGGGGAGACGGTCTTGAAGACCTTGCCGTCGGCGGCCTCGACGAACTCGCCGTCGATGAACAGGCCGTAGTTCGGCGCGATGTCGACGACGGACCGGGACTCGGGCGCCGGTGCGTACTCGAATGCAGATGCCATGTTGATCAGTCCACCGTCACGTAATCGGGGCCGGAGTAACGGCCGGTCGCCAGCTTCTGGCGCTGCATCAGCAGGTCGTTGAGCAGGCTGGAAGCACCGAAGCGGAACCAGTGGTTGTCCAGCCAGTCCTCGCCCACGGTCTCGTTGACGAGCACCAGGAACTTGATGGCTTCCTTGGTGTTCCGGATGCCGCCGGCCGGCTTCACACCGATCTGGACGCCGGTCTGGGCGCGGAAGTCGCGCACGGCCTCCAGCATCAGGAGCGTGTTGGCCGGGGTGGCGTTGACCGCGACCTTGCCGGTCGAGGTCTTGATGAAGTCCGCGCCGGCCATCATGCCGAGCCAGGAGGCGCGCCGGATGTTGTCGTACGTGGACAGCTCGCCGGTCTCGAAGATCACCTTGAGGCGGGCGCGGTCACCGCACTCCGCCTTGATCGCGGCGATCTGCTCGAAGACCTGGAGGTAGTGGCCGGCGAGGAAGGCGCCCCGGTCGATGACCATGTCGATCTCGTCGGCGCCCGCGGCGATGGCGTCGGCCGTGTCGGCGAGCTTCACCGGGAGGGCGGCGCGGCCGGCCGGGAAGGCGGTGGCGACGGAGGCGACCTTGACGCCGGAGCCCGCGACGGCGGCCTTGGCGGTGGCCACCATGTCGGGGTAGACGCAGACGGCGGCGGTCGTCGGGGTCGTACGGTCGGTCGGATCGGGACGGACGGCCTTGGCGGCGAGTGCCCGGACCTTGCCCGGGGTGTCCGCGCCTTCGAGCGTCGTCAGGTCGATCATGGAAATGGCCAGGTCGATGGCGTACGCCTTGGACGTGGTCTTGATCGAGCGGGTGCCGAGGGACGCGGCGCGCGCCTCCAGGCCGACGGCGTCGACGCCGGGCAGCCCGTGGAGGAAGCGGCGCAGCGCACTGTCGGACGCGGTCACGTCGGCGAATGCGGATGTGGGGGCACCACCCGCGCCGGAGGCCGTGGGGGAGGATGCAGTGGTGGGCATGGTCACCAGTCGAGCATATCTACGCGCGTAGCGACCTGTACAGGGCCGTCCCTTCGTAGAGCCCGAGGTCACACGGGGTCCGGCGGTGTGGTGACCCCTGTCACAGGGCCGTGACATGGAGCGGACACGTCCTGGATGCAAGATCAATAGATTTCTTTCTGCAGCCGGCCAGACCTCACCGGACAAGAGACGGACCGAGAAAAAGCGGCATGCGACTCTCCCATCCACCTGCCTGAATTCCAGGAGTCGTTATGCGCACCGCCCTTCGCACCGCCACCGCCGTCGCCCTCCTCGCGGGCGTCGCGATCACCACCCCGGCGCTCACCGCCGGAGCCGCCTTCGCGGCCGACGGCCCGGCCGCCATCGCCACCGCCGGTGCGAATCCGTCCGCCCAGCAGTCCGCGGCGCCGACCACCGGGGCCTCCGCCCAGCCGTCCGCCCAGCCGTCCGGTCGGCCCTCGGCGGCGCCGACCGCGAAGGCCTCGGTCAAGCCCTCCGCGCAGCCGACGGAGAAGGCACCGGCCTCCACGGCGCCCCGGGTCGGCTCGGCGAAGATGCTCGGGCCCTGCACCACCGAGTGGGTCCTCCCGTCGGTGTTCGGTGAGGGCTGGACGGTGACCCTCGTCAACGACCTGAAGAAGGGCCCGTCGGCCGTCCTCCGGGACCCCGAGGGCAAGATCCAGGGCAGCGTCGACCGGGCCCACCCGTTCGACAGCCGCGTCGGTCTCAAGATCACCGGTGCCGACACCCGGAACCCGGGCTTCGGCCAGCGCACCCAGGGGGGCGACACGCCCTTCCGCTGGAACTCCTTCATGCGGATCCCCGCCAACTGCTACGCCACCCCGCAGCCCGAGCTCTCCGGCCCGGTCAAGACGGGTGACTGCACCGTCCGGGAGGTCATCACCGCGGCCTTCGGCGCGCGCTGGCGGATCGTCCTCACCAACGACCTGAGGAAGGGCCCGAAGGCGGTCATGTTCGACCCCAACGGTGTGGTCATGGAGACCGCCGACCGCACCGACCCCGGCCTGGGTGCCTTCGGCCTCCGGATCAAGGGCGCGAACACCCCCACCCCGGTCCTCGGCCAGCGCGTCCAGGACAGTGTGGCGCCGCGGCAGTACTGGCGCGCCTTCCCGAAGCTCCCCACGGGCTGCGGCACGAACGACGCCACCACGGTCCCCGCGGGCAACGGCAACACCACCGTCAACACCGGTCAGACCTCGGTCATCCCGCGGGGCGGCGTCGCGGCCGGTGCCGAGTTCGCTCCCGCCGACGACTCCACCGCCCTGATCGCCGCCGGTGCGGGCGCCGCCGCGGTCACCGCCGCCGGGCTCGGCTTCGTCGCCCTGCGCCGTCGGGCCGCCGCCCGCGTCTGATCCGTACCGCACGCTCCGCCCCTTGACCCGAGCGGGAGCGCACCCCACCCCGAGGCCGGTCGCCGCACCCACGCGGCGGCCGGCCGCACCCCGTACATCCCGTAGGCCGCGTACACCTCCCGTACCTTCCGCGCCTCCCCTCCGTCCGGAGCCCGCCCGTGAACCGTCGCCGTCACCCCTCCCGTACCGCCGCCGCCCCCGCCCTCCTCCTCGCCGCCCTCGTCGCGCTCACCGGCTGTTCCGCCGGGGCCGTGCCCGAGACTCCGCCCGCGCGGATCTCGCAGGCCGGCGGCACGCCCACGCCCGCACCCGCGAAGACCGCCGGGCCCGTGAAGCCGCTCGCGCGTTCGCTGCCCGTCCGGGTCCGGGTGCCCGCCGCCGGCGTCGACACCGGGCCGGTGCTCGAACTGGGGCTCGCCGCCGACGGGACCGTGGAGGTGCCCTCGGTCGCGGACGCCGACCGCATCGGCTGGTACGGCAAGGGCGTCACGCCCGGCGAGACGGGTCCCGCCGTCCTCATCGGGCACTTCGACACCGCCCGCGGCCCGGCGGTCCTGAAGAACGTCTCCCGGGTGCGCGTCGGCGACGAGATCACCGTGTCCCGCGCGGACGGCACCACCGCGGTCTTCCGCGTCAGGGCACTGGAGCAGGTCGACAAGGACGACTTCCCGACCGCCAAGGTGTACGGCGACACCCGGGGGCCCGAGCTGCGGCTCGTCACCTGCGGCGGGGAGCTGACCGACGGCCACCGCCCCGACAACATCATTCTGTACGCGGACCTCGTGGCCGCGCGGGCCGCCTGAGCCCCCGCCGCCCCCCTGAGGCACAATCGGCGGCATGACGACCCCCGAGCCGACCCCCGAGCCCAGCCGCGAGCCGGGTCGCGAGTCGATCCCCGAGCAGCCGTCCGTCGAGTTCGCCGATCGGGTCTTCCGGTCGCCCCTCGGGATCGCGAGCGGGGTGTTCCTGCTGCTTCTCGCGGCGCTCTTCGCCGGTGACGCGATGGTCAGGGGCGAGGGCCGGTCGCCCTGGATCGCGCTCGCGGGTCTCCTGCTCGCCGTACCGCTGATCGTGGCGTTCACGATCCGGCCGGCCGTGTACGCCAACGACCACCGGCTCCGGGTCCGCAACCCGTTCCGGTCGATCACCCTGCCCTGGGCGGCCGTCGCGGACATCAGGGCCGGCTACTCCAGCGAGGTCTTCACGCAGGAGGGCGCCAAGTACCAGCTGTGGGCGGTCCCCGTCTCGCTGCGCCAGCGCAAGAAGGCGGCCCGCCGGGCCGCCCGTGCCTCCCAGGACGATCCGCACGGCCGTACGTCCACCGCCGCCGACGTACGGGACAGCGCCTCCCGGACGGCGCCCACCGACCAGACCGTCGCCGATCTGCGCGAGCTGGCCTCGCTGCACGCCGGGAACCCGGGGGCGCGGGGCGAGGTGCGGGTGCGCTGGGCGTACGAGATCGTCGGTCCCGCGGTGGCCGGACTGCTGCTCCTGATCATCCTGATCGCGACAGGCTGACCGGTTCTCGACGGTGTCCGCCGGGGGCCGGTGTCCTAGGGGCAACGGCCCGGTGAAGCGTGCCATCGCGCAATTGGTTTAGCACCCAACAGTCACCCCCGTCTCAATAGATTGCGCTTGCCGAGACTGTGGGGGTGGGGGCGATGACCAAGGGCACCGGTGTGTCCGGAACGCGCTGTCTGGTCGACATGGGGGCCGACGGGCGCTACGGGTGGCGACTCGTCGCCCAGAACGGAAGGGTCGTCGCGCGGTCGGGGGGCTGCTACGACGACCACGCCGGGTGCCGGGCGGCCTTCGCCGCGCTGTGCGCCGGGCACACGGCCCTGGCCGGCGGGGTACAGCACACCGCGGGCGGCAACGGCTGGGTATGGCTGCTGCGCGACGCGGAAGGGCGTACCGCCGCCCTCTCCGGACGCTCCTACGAGCGCCATTCCACCTGCCGTACCGCCTATGCGCGGTTCCGAGCGCTGATCGCCGAAGAAGGCCCCGGATGGGCCTCAACAGCCTTACGGTGAACGGAAGTTGCCCCGCGCACGCCCCTCGTTCACATCGAGTGGCGCGCATGTCCACCGGGCGGGACTTACGTCCTTCCCGTGACGACCGAGACCCTTGACCCGCCGCCCGGCCCGCCGCCCGGGGGACCGCCGACCGGCACCCCGCCGTCCGGCGGCCCGGCGGACCCGCCGACCGACACGCCGAGACGGCTGCACGCCGACCCCGGCCTCCCCGACCGGGTCTTCCGCGCCGTCGCCCGCACCGGCGGCGGCCTCGTCCTCGCGGTCATGCTCCTCGTCGGCGGCTTCCTGCTGCACCGCGCCTGGCAGGCCCTCGACCGCGCCGGCCTCGCCTTCCTCAGCACCGAGACCTGGGAACCGGACGGCGGACGCTTCGGGATCGCGGCCGTCCTCCTCGGCACCGTCCTCATCGCGCTCGTCGCGATCGTCGTGGCCGTCCCGCTCGCCACCGGGGCCGCGCTCTACATCTCCGAGTACGCGCCGCCCCGGCTGCGCCGCACCCTCGTCTCCACCGTCGACCTGATGGCCGCCGTGCCCTCCGTCGTCTACGGCCTGTGGGGCGTCTTCTGGCTGGAGGAGTCGATCCTCCCGATCGCCCGCTGGATCGCCACCTACCTCGGCTGGATCCCGTTCCTGCGGGTCGACGGCGCCGACCCGGACGACCCGCTGGCCCCGCCCACCGTCTACACCTCGTCCACCTTCGTCGCCGGCCTCGTCGTCGCCATGATGGTCGCGCCGATCATCTGCTCGATCATGCGCGAGGTCTTCTCCCAGGCCCCCGCCGGCGAACGCGAGGGCGCCTACGCGCTCGGCGCCACCCGCTGGGGCATGATCCGCAGCGTCGTCCTGCCCTTCGGCAAGGGCGGCATGATCGGCGGCACCATGCTCGGCCTCGGCCGCGCCCTCGGCGAGACCATCGCCGTCTACATGGTCATCTCGCAGGTCTTCACCGTCCAGTGGCACGTCCTGCAGACCGGCACCAGCTCGGTGTCCTCCCTCATCGCCCTGCGCTACGGCGAGGCCACGCCCTTCGGGATGTCCGCCCTGATGGCGGCCGGCTTCGCGCTCTTCGTCATGACCCTGATCGTCAACTTCGCCGCCTCGTCCATCGTCGCCCGCAGCCGCTCCGGCGCCACCAGCGACGCGTAACAGGGGAAACCACATGACCATCGCCCCGGAGCGGCCGCGGCTGCGCCCGCCCGCCGAGAAGTCCCCGCCGCCCGGACCCGAACACCGCCGGACCACCGGCAGCCTGCGCGCCTCCGACGTGTACGCCGTGCTCGGCGCCGCCGCCGCCTCGCTCGCCCTCACCTGGCTGGTCTTCGCCCGCCTGCTGCCCTTCAGCGGCACCGTCGGCTTCGCCCTCGTCGCGTACGTCCTCTTCCTCGGGCTCTACGCGCTGCTCGTCTCCTTCGACGAGGACGGGCCCGCCGTACGCGACCGGATCGCGGGCGTCGTCGTCCGCACCTTCGGTCTCGTGCTCCTCACCGTCCTCGTCTTCGTCGTCGCCTTCACCCTCTGGGAGGGCCGCGAGGCCCTGGTCCACCTCAACTTCTTCACCCAGGACATGAGCCTTGCGGGCCCCCTCGAACCGCTCGACGTCGGCGGCATCCTGCACGCCGTCGTCGGCACCCTCGAACAGGTCGGCATCGCCCTCGCGCTCACCGTGCCCACCGGCATCGTCTGCGCGGTCTTCCTCACCGAGGTGCCGGGTGCCTTCGCCCGCCTCGTCCGCACCGTCGTCGAGGCCATGACGGCGCTGCCCTCGATCGTCGCGGGCCTCTTCGTCTACGCGACCGTCATCCTCGGCCTCGGCATGGAGCGCTCCGGCCTCGCCGCCTCCCTGGCCCTCTCCGTGATGATGCTGCCGATCATCATCCGCGCCGCCGACGTCGTCATCCGGCTGGTCCCCGGCACGCTGCGGGAGGCCTCGTACGCCATGGGGTCCTCGCGCTGGCGCACCGTCTGGCACGTGGTGCTGCCCACCGCCCGCTCGGGGCTCACCACGGCCGTGATCCTCGGTACCGCGCGCGGGGTGGGGGAGACCTCGCCCGTGCTGCTCACCGCCGGTTTCACCGCCGAGCTGAACGCCCTGCCGACCTCCGGCGCCCAGGTCTCCCTGCCGCTCGCCACCTTCGAGCTCGTCAAGTCGCCCGAACCGAACATGATCGCCCGCGGCTTCGGCACCGCCGCCGTCCTCATGCTGCTCGTCCTGCTCCTCTTCGTCCTCGCCCGGATCGCGGGCGGGCGAGGCCCCGGACAGCTGACGAAGCGCCAGGAGCGGCGCCGGGCCGAGGCGTCCCGTCGCGACGCCGCCCGCGCGGAACGATCCGCACCCGTATCGCCGAGGAGTACGCCGTGAGAGCCGTGTCCGCCACCCGCACCCTGCTGGGCCTCGCCGCCGTCCTGTGCGCGCTGCTCGCCCTGCTCGTCCAGCCGCCCGCCGCACAGGCCGCCGGCTACACCAAGATCACCGGGTCCGGCTCCACCTGGAGCTCCAACGCCGTCGAGCAGTGGCGCCGCAACATCGGCGCCAACACCGGACTGACCGTCAACTTCAACGCCAACGGCTCCTCCCAGGGCCGCGAGCAGTTCAAGAACGGCACCGTCGACTTCGCCGTCTCCGAGATCCCGTACGGCCTCAAGGACGGCAACGCCACCGATGTGCCGCCCCGCCGCGGCTACGCGTACATGCCGATCGTCGCCGGTGGCACCGCCTTCATGTACAACCTGCGGATCAGCGGCCGCCAGGTCACCAACCTGCGCCTCTCCGGACCCGTCCTCGCGAGGATCTTCACCGGCCGGCTGACCATGTGGAACGCGCCCGAGATCAAGGCCGACAACCCCGGCCTCACCCTCCCCGCGCGCCGCATCGTCCCCGTGGTGCGCTCCGACGGCTCGGGCACCACCGCCCAGTTCACCACCTGGCTCGCCAAGGAGCAGGGCGCCGTCTGGAACGACTACTGCCGGCGGGCCGGCCGTGACACGCCCTGCGGCATGACCTCGTACTTCCCGGTGGTGCCCGGCACCACCACCGTCGCCAAGTCCGGCTCCCTCGGCGTCTCCGCCCACGTCCGCCAGCCGCAGGGCGAGGGGGCCATCACCTACGTCGAGTACTCGTACGCGATCAACGCCCACTTCCCGGTCGCCAAGATCCTCAACTCCGCCGGGTACTACGTCGAACCGACCGCCTCCAGCGTCGCCGTCGCCCTGCTCAGGGCCCGGATCAACGACGACAAGAACTCGACCGACTACCTCACCCAGATCCTCGACGGCGTCTACCGCACCAACGACCGCCGCGGCTACCCGCTCTCCAGCTACAGCTACATGGTCGTCCCCACCACCGAGACGGCCCCGCACACCCGCGACAAGGGCCGCTCGATCGGCACCTTCGCCCGCTACTTCCTCTGCGAGGGCCAGCAGCAGGCCGAGGAGCTCGGCTACTCGCCGCTGCCGAAGAACCTCGTCCAGGCGGGCTTCGAGCAGGTGCGCCGGATACCCGGGGCGCCCACCGGCGCCGTCGACCTGTCCGGCTGCCGCAACCCCACCTTCTCGGCGGACGGCACCAACACCCTCGCCAGGAACGCACCCATGCCGAAGGCCTGCGACAAGCGCGGCGCGACCCAGTGCGGGGACGGGACGGGTGGCGCACGCGGCTCGAACACCCCGGTGAACAACGGTGGTTCGGCCGCCGGTGGCGGCTCCACGGGCGGCAGCGGGAACGCGAACGGCTCCACGGCCGGCGGCACCCAGGGCTCCGGCGCCAACGACGGCTCCACCACCGGCGGTTCCGGCGGCGGCACCGGCTCCGCCACCAACTCCGGTACCGGCAACGGCGGTTCCAGCGGTGGCGGTACGGCCGCCGGGGCCGGCTCGGCCTCCGGCGGCGGCACCGGCGGCGGAGCCGTCGACCCCGACACCGGCGAGGTCCTCGCCGGGGACGCGGGCGGCGGCAACGGCGCCACCGGCGGAGGGGACTCCGGCACCGGCATCGTCGGCACCCCGGTCACCCTCGCCGCCGAGACCGGCGGCGGCCTGCGCGGGGTCCTCATGGCCCTCTCCGTGATCCTGCTCCTCGCCACCGTCGTCGGCCCGCCGCTCGTCGGGCGCGCCCTCACCGCCCGCGCCCGGCGCCAGGGAGGCACCCGATGAAGCCCGCAGCCCGAAGGCGGGGCGCCGGCATCGGCGCCCTGCTCGCCGCCGTCGTCCTCGCCCTGCTGCCGCTGCCCTCGGGGCCCGCGGCGGCGGCTGCCGGGCCCGACGGCTCGGCGCTGACGAAACGCGGCACCAAGGGCCCGTACGACGACTTCTCCGGCCTTGAGGTCACCGTCCACCAGACCAGGAACCTGCGGGCCCAGGGCCTCAAGGTGACCTGGAAGGGCGGGAAGCCGACCCAGGGCTACAACACCGACTACCTCCAGATCATGCAGTGCTGGGGCGACGACCCGGCCGGACCGAAGCGGGAGCAGTGCCAGTTCGGCGCCGGGAGCAAGGGCTCCGACTTCGGCGCCTTCGTCGGCAGCCGCCTCCTCCCGGTCGGCTCCGACCCGCTGGAGAAGCAGTACGCCGCGGAGATCCCCAGCCCGGAGTACCCCGGGCAGACCACCGATCCGTTCGTGCCCTTCACCCCCGTCTCCGGCCCGCCGACGACCAAGCCCACCGACTGGACCTACTTCAGCTCCGGCGACACCAACGAGGAGTTCTTCGCCGCCACCCAGCCCGACGGCACCGGCGAGGCGGCCGTGAGCCTCCAGACCACCCGGGAGGCCCCGCACCTCGGCTGCGGCGACCCCGTCGGCACGGGCGCGGACGTCCGGGGCCGCGGCTGCTGGCTCGTCGTCGTGCCCCGCGGCTCCCACGACCCGAACGGCACCCCCGGCACCAACGGACGCCCGGTCACCTCCGCCCTCTCCACCACCAACTGGAACCAGCGGATCGTCTTCCCGCTCGACTTCCTTCCGGTCCGCGAGGCCTGCCCCGCCGACAAGGAGGAGCGCCGCATGACCGGCTCCGAGCTGGTCACCGACGCCCTCACCTCCTGGCAGTCCGCGCTCTGCGCCGAGGGCACCACCCGCTTCACCTTCACCCAGCGCGGCGAGGACCTGGCCCGGGGCAACCTGCTCAGTCCGACCGCCACCTCGCCGGGCCTCGCCTTCACGGTCCAGCCGGTGGAGGGCGGCGAGAAGGCGGGCTTCGTCCACGCGCCCGTCGCCGTCAACGGGCTCGCCGTCGGCCTGTACTGGGAGGCGGACAGCATCGGCCTCGTCAGGGACCTGAAACTGAACCCCCGGCTCCTGGCGAAACTGCTCACCGCCTCCTACCCGTACGACGTCCGGCTGCTCAGCAACACCGCGCCCGTCCCCGACCACCTCAAGGGCAACCCGGAGTCCGTCCTCCGCGACCAGGAATTCCTGGAACTGAATCCGGAGTTCACCCGGTTCCCGCAGGCCCCCCAGAATTACCCCGGCGGAATCATGGTCGCCGCCGACCGCTCCGACAGCGCCCGGGTCATCTGGGACTATCTGCGCGCCGACCGGGATGCGCGCGCCTTCCTGGCCGGAAATCCGGACCCCTGGGGAACGAAGATCAACCCCTACTTCAAGAATCTCGGGCTCGCCACGGCGGGCTCCGACGAATTCATGAAGGCGGACCCCACGGAAACGGAACTCGTGCTGCCGCCGAAGGCCATCAAGTACGGCCAGGTCGACCGCTCGCCGTACGCCCTCGACATGCACGACGCCGCACGCTGGGTCCGGCGGGGCACCAACGGGGCCAAGGACCAGGTGGCCACCGACACCGTGACCAACGAGCTGAAGCTCGTCAGCAGCGACATCCGCCCCGGCGGCCGGCGCGCCTACGGCATCGTCGACGCCGCCACGGCCGCCCGCTACCAGCTCCAGATCGCCGCCCTGCCGAACGCCGACGGCAACTTCGTCCGGCCCAGCACCCCGTCCCTGCTCGAAGCGGTCGGGCAGCTCAAGGACTCGGCCGTCCCCGGCGTCCTCGCCCCCGACCCGACCCGGGCCAGGAAGGGCGCCTACCCGCTGACGGTCGTCACCTACGCGGCGGCCTCCACCGCCCTCCCGGCGGACGCCCGCCGGGACTACGCGCGCGTGCTGCGGTACGCGGCGGGACCCGGACAGAAGCAGGGCACCGCCCCCGGTGAGCTGCCCCTGGGCTACGCCCCGCTGCCCGCGAAGCTGAAGGCGCAGACCGTGGCCGCGGCCGGCCGGCTGGAGCGCGGCACGCCGTCGGGTCCCGGCACCACCGGGGGGACGGACTCCGGTTCCGGCTCGTCGACGGGCACCGGCTCCGCCACGGGCGGTTCCGGGGACTCCGGCGGTACGGGGACGGGCGGCGCCACGGGCGGCGGCTCCGGCGGTACGGCCGGCGGGGGCGCGGCGGGCTCCTCCGGCGGGACCGGCGCGGCCGGCGGCTCCGGCACCACGGGCGCGAGCGGCGCGTCCGGCGGCGCGGGCGGCTCCGGCGGCTCCACCGCCGAGCGGCTCGCCGACACCGGCAGCACCCCCTCCCAGGTCCTCGGCGTCGTCCGCTGGGTCCTCCTCGCGGTCCTCGTCGCCGGCGGCCTCGCGGGCCTCGCGGGACCCGTCGTCCTGGGAATCGCCGGGCGTCGCCGGATTCCCTCGGATTCACCTAGGACAGGAATTCGTAACCTGAAGAGCGGCTGAAAGTGGTGGTCGCCGCCTTCGCCGTACGGAATTGTTGTTCCCGGCCGGTCG contains:
- a CDS encoding aldehyde dehydrogenase family protein, which encodes MASAFEYAPAPESRSVVDIAPNYGLFIDGEFVEAADGKVFKTVSPATEEVLSEIAQAGAEDVDRAVRAARKAFEKWSALPGSERAKYLFRIARIIQERSRELAVLETLDNGKPIRETRDADLPLVAAHFFYYAGWADKLDHAGYGANPRPLGVAGQVIPWNFPLLMLAWKIAPALATGNTVVLKPAETTPLTALFFADICRQAGLPKGVVNILPGYGETGAALVAHPDVNKVAFTGSTAVGKAIARSIAGTDKKVTLELGGKGANIVFDDAPIDQAVEGIVNGIFFNQGQVCCAGSRLLVQESIQDELLDSLKRRLSTLRLGDPLDKNTDIGAINSSEQLARITSLVEQGEAEGAERWTAACEIPSAGYWFAPTLFTNVTQAHTVARDEIFGPVLSVLTFRTPDEAVAKANNSQYGLSAGIWSEKGSRILAVAGKLRAGVVWANTFNKFDPTSPFGGYKESGFGREGGRHGLEAYLDV
- the deoC gene encoding deoxyribose-phosphate aldolase — translated: MPTTASSPTASGAGGAPTSAFADVTASDSALRRFLHGLPGVDAVGLEARAASLGTRSIKTTSKAYAIDLAISMIDLTTLEGADTPGKVRALAAKAVRPDPTDRTTPTTAAVCVYPDMVATAKAAVAGSGVKVASVATAFPAGRAALPVKLADTADAIAAGADEIDMVIDRGAFLAGHYLQVFEQIAAIKAECGDRARLKVIFETGELSTYDNIRRASWLGMMAGADFIKTSTGKVAVNATPANTLLMLEAVRDFRAQTGVQIGVKPAGGIRNTKEAIKFLVLVNETVGEDWLDNHWFRFGASSLLNDLLMQRQKLATGRYSGPDYVTVD
- a CDS encoding class F sortase, with the protein product MNRRRHPSRTAAAPALLLAALVALTGCSAGAVPETPPARISQAGGTPTPAPAKTAGPVKPLARSLPVRVRVPAAGVDTGPVLELGLAADGTVEVPSVADADRIGWYGKGVTPGETGPAVLIGHFDTARGPAVLKNVSRVRVGDEITVSRADGTTAVFRVRALEQVDKDDFPTAKVYGDTRGPELRLVTCGGELTDGHRPDNIILYADLVAARAA
- a CDS encoding PH domain-containing protein; translated protein: MTTPEPTPEPSREPGRESIPEQPSVEFADRVFRSPLGIASGVFLLLLAALFAGDAMVRGEGRSPWIALAGLLLAVPLIVAFTIRPAVYANDHRLRVRNPFRSITLPWAAVADIRAGYSSEVFTQEGAKYQLWAVPVSLRQRKKAARRAARASQDDPHGRTSTAADVRDSASRTAPTDQTVADLRELASLHAGNPGARGEVRVRWAYEIVGPAVAGLLLLIILIATG
- a CDS encoding DUF1508 domain-containing protein gives rise to the protein MTKGTGVSGTRCLVDMGADGRYGWRLVAQNGRVVARSGGCYDDHAGCRAAFAALCAGHTALAGGVQHTAGGNGWVWLLRDAEGRTAALSGRSYERHSTCRTAYARFRALIAEEGPGWASTALR
- the pstC gene encoding phosphate ABC transporter permease subunit PstC, which codes for MTTETLDPPPGPPPGGPPTGTPPSGGPADPPTDTPRRLHADPGLPDRVFRAVARTGGGLVLAVMLLVGGFLLHRAWQALDRAGLAFLSTETWEPDGGRFGIAAVLLGTVLIALVAIVVAVPLATGAALYISEYAPPRLRRTLVSTVDLMAAVPSVVYGLWGVFWLEESILPIARWIATYLGWIPFLRVDGADPDDPLAPPTVYTSSTFVAGLVVAMMVAPIICSIMREVFSQAPAGEREGAYALGATRWGMIRSVVLPFGKGGMIGGTMLGLGRALGETIAVYMVISQVFTVQWHVLQTGTSSVSSLIALRYGEATPFGMSALMAAGFALFVMTLIVNFAASSIVARSRSGATSDA
- the pstA gene encoding phosphate ABC transporter permease PstA — its product is MTIAPERPRLRPPAEKSPPPGPEHRRTTGSLRASDVYAVLGAAAASLALTWLVFARLLPFSGTVGFALVAYVLFLGLYALLVSFDEDGPAVRDRIAGVVVRTFGLVLLTVLVFVVAFTLWEGREALVHLNFFTQDMSLAGPLEPLDVGGILHAVVGTLEQVGIALALTVPTGIVCAVFLTEVPGAFARLVRTVVEAMTALPSIVAGLFVYATVILGLGMERSGLAASLALSVMMLPIIIRAADVVIRLVPGTLREASYAMGSSRWRTVWHVVLPTARSGLTTAVILGTARGVGETSPVLLTAGFTAELNALPTSGAQVSLPLATFELVKSPEPNMIARGFGTAAVLMLLVLLLFVLARIAGGRGPGQLTKRQERRRAEASRRDAARAERSAPVSPRSTP